A region of Elusimicrobiota bacterium DNA encodes the following proteins:
- a CDS encoding aminotransferase class V-fold PLP-dependent enzyme, producing MDLYFDNAATSWPKPPAVVKSLEVYQRTVGASAGRGAYPRAQASGEVLAGCRRALAGLVNAPDPGRVIFTLNCSDALNLAIHGFPWRRGDRALVTPFEHNSVLRPLHALKARRGIAIDLLPVDGDGRVVVYKLPGVLRPRTRLVACVHASNVTGVVQPVAEVGAFARRKGILFLVDAAQSAGALPIDVSKMNIDLLAFPGHKGLLGPLGTGALVMSPDVDLDPLRQGGTGSLSEKEVQPEFYPDRLETGSHNAPGLLGLWEGVRFVSQRGVASIRRHERALLDQFREGIQRVPGVRFFGPAKTVHQAAVVSLLFGNEDPRRTAARLWARSRVMVRAGLHCAPWAHRQIGTFPLGTFRFSFGPFVTPRHIDRAVAALRAL from the coding sequence ATGGACCTTTACTTCGACAACGCGGCCACGTCTTGGCCGAAACCGCCGGCGGTGGTGAAAAGCCTAGAGGTTTATCAGCGCACCGTGGGGGCCAGCGCGGGCCGGGGGGCCTATCCCCGGGCCCAGGCCTCCGGCGAGGTGTTGGCGGGGTGCCGCCGGGCCTTGGCGGGGCTCGTGAACGCTCCCGATCCGGGGCGGGTGATCTTCACGCTCAACTGTTCAGACGCCTTGAACCTGGCCATCCACGGATTTCCTTGGCGCCGGGGGGATCGGGCGCTCGTGACGCCCTTCGAACACAACTCCGTTCTTCGTCCTCTCCACGCGCTCAAGGCGCGCCGCGGCATCGCCATCGACCTCCTGCCGGTGGACGGGGACGGCCGCGTCGTGGTCTATAAACTGCCGGGCGTCCTTCGACCCCGGACCCGCCTGGTGGCCTGCGTGCACGCCTCCAATGTGACGGGCGTCGTTCAACCCGTGGCGGAGGTGGGCGCCTTCGCTCGACGGAAAGGAATCCTATTCTTGGTGGACGCCGCCCAGTCGGCGGGGGCCCTGCCCATCGACGTGAGTAAAATGAACATCGATCTGCTGGCTTTTCCAGGGCACAAGGGCCTGCTGGGGCCCCTCGGCACGGGGGCCTTGGTGATGTCGCCGGACGTGGACCTGGACCCGCTCCGCCAGGGGGGGACCGGGAGCCTTTCGGAAAAAGAAGTTCAGCCGGAATTTTATCCCGACCGTTTGGAGACCGGCAGTCACAACGCCCCGGGCCTGCTTGGTCTTTGGGAAGGAGTGCGTTTCGTGTCCCAACGGGGCGTGGCGAGCATTCGGCGCCACGAGCGGGCGTTGTTGGACCAGTTTCGGGAAGGGATCCAGCGGGTTCCCGGGGTTCGTTTTTTTGGACCGGCCAAAACCGTTCACCAGGCCGCGGTGGTTTCGCTTTTGTTCGGAAACGAGGACCCCCGTCGGACGGCCGCCCGGTTGTGGGCCCGGAGTCGAGTGATGGTTCGGGCCGGGCTCCACTGCGCTCCGTGGGCCCATCGTCAGATCGGGACCTTTCCCCTGGGAACCTTCCGTTTTTCCTTCGGGCCTTTCGTGACCCCGCGCCACATCGATCGCGCCGTGGCCGCGCTCCGAGCCCTCTAA
- a CDS encoding metal-dependent transcriptional regulator, with protein sequence MTETQKYPMPTAEREDVEESLGLLWHKREGGVTDAAGLRSALIAAGSPEGFDRLLRHGFIQEVSGRTIMTPTGDELARNVVRRLRLAERLLTDVLLIDRNAVDPNACVLEHSISPEVTESICTLLGHPAECPHGLSIPPGACCGRNDGHLSPIVTPLSRLAAGERGRVAYLQLKDHPELHRLLSLGVIPGAPLHLHQTFPAFVVEVGESQLALESAIAARIFVRRAEGPLIS encoded by the coding sequence ATGACGGAGACGCAAAAGTATCCTATGCCGACGGCGGAGCGTGAGGATGTGGAGGAATCGTTGGGGCTTCTTTGGCACAAACGGGAGGGGGGGGTGACGGACGCGGCGGGGCTCCGTTCGGCGCTCATCGCGGCGGGAAGCCCGGAGGGGTTCGATCGACTGCTTCGGCACGGGTTCATCCAGGAAGTTTCAGGCCGAACGATCATGACCCCGACGGGAGATGAACTGGCCCGAAACGTGGTTCGGCGTCTGCGGTTGGCGGAGCGGCTCCTGACCGACGTTTTGCTCATCGACCGGAACGCGGTGGACCCCAACGCCTGCGTGCTGGAACACAGCATTTCGCCCGAGGTCACCGAATCCATTTGCACGCTTCTCGGGCATCCCGCGGAGTGCCCCCACGGTCTCTCCATTCCGCCGGGGGCCTGTTGCGGACGAAACGACGGGCACCTCTCTCCCATCGTCACGCCGCTCTCCCGCCTGGCGGCGGGGGAAAGGGGCCGTGTGGCCTACCTTCAATTGAAAGACCATCCCGAACTGCACCGTTTGCTTTCCCTGGGCGTCATCCCGGGCGCGCCTCTCCACCTGCACCAAACCTTCCCGGCTTTCGTCGTGGAGGTGGGGGAAAGCCAACTGGCGTTGGAGTCCGCCATCGCCGCCCGGATCTTTGTGCGCCGGGCGGAGGGGCCTTTAATTTCGTAA
- a CDS encoding TerC family protein, with product MNHQLVMWVVFNLVVAAMLYIDLAVAQKKSHAVGMKEAALWSLVWVGVSLLFSVGIHFYLSPEKALQFLTGYVIEKSLSVDNMFVFIMIFSFFAVEPAQQPRVLKWGILGALGMRFVLIFVGAALVERFHWVLYLFGAILLWSAYKMAFGVEKQFNPDENPLFRRLKSILPMTGVHGDRFFVRIGGRLHTTPLFLALVVVEFSDLVFALDSIPAIFSITTDTFLVYTSNVFAILGLRALYFLVNGLVQIFAYLKYGVAVILGFVGIKMLVNEWFHISTAASMGVVLGVLVLSVLLSVLRRPRPPEKLEGGA from the coding sequence ATGAATCACCAGCTGGTCATGTGGGTGGTGTTCAATTTGGTCGTGGCGGCGATGCTATACATCGATTTGGCGGTGGCGCAAAAGAAGAGCCACGCCGTCGGCATGAAAGAGGCCGCCCTCTGGAGCCTCGTCTGGGTGGGGGTGTCTCTCCTTTTCAGCGTTGGGATCCACTTCTATCTTTCCCCGGAAAAAGCTCTTCAGTTCCTGACGGGCTATGTCATCGAGAAATCTCTGTCCGTCGATAACATGTTCGTGTTCATTATGATCTTTTCGTTTTTTGCGGTTGAACCGGCCCAGCAACCGCGTGTTTTGAAATGGGGAATCCTGGGAGCGTTGGGCATGCGGTTCGTGCTTATTTTTGTTGGGGCGGCCCTCGTGGAGAGGTTCCACTGGGTCCTTTACCTCTTCGGAGCGATCCTTCTCTGGTCCGCCTACAAAATGGCTTTTGGCGTTGAAAAGCAGTTCAACCCCGATGAGAATCCGCTCTTTCGCCGATTGAAATCCATTCTGCCGATGACGGGAGTTCATGGGGACCGTTTTTTCGTCCGCATCGGAGGGCGGCTCCACACGACCCCGCTGTTCTTGGCTTTGGTCGTGGTTGAATTCAGCGATTTGGTGTTTGCCTTGGATTCCATTCCGGCCATTTTTTCCATCACGACCGACACTTTTCTGGTCTACACCTCCAATGTCTTTGCCATCCTGGGATTGCGCGCCCTCTATTTTTTGGTCAATGGTTTGGTTCAGATCTTCGCCTACTTGAAATACGGGGTGGCCGTCATTCTTGGCTTCGTCGGGATAAAAATGCTGGTCAACGAGTGGTTCCACATTTCAACCGCCGCGTCCATGGGAGTCGTGTTGGGGGTCCTCGTGCTTTCCGTGCTTCTGTCGGTGTTGCGGCGCCCTCGCCCCCCGGAGAAACTGGAGGGGGGCGCTTGA
- a CDS encoding ferrous iron transporter B: MPVTSSVSVGAPAKTRTLVLVGNPNVGKSVIFGRLTGQYATVSNYPGTTVEVSSGWSWLAGGKWRVIDTPGVNSLLPSSEDERVTRDYLLKERPDAVLAVLDSKNLRRGLLTTLELVDYGIPMVVALNLADEALDRGIAVDAAGLSRHLGVPVVPTVATTGEGMAELKRAVERAARPILSTRDPSEIGRALETLAPLLGEGNPAARAVGLALLSGDDTVLTWRREGGSSEAALFQAAERERARFARPPRQILFDGREARVREICAEVMSIRGRLAPKISQRLGQWALRPWPGFLIAGLVLYGVYEFVGVFGAGMAVNFLEKTVFGQWITPGATWLTEKILPWPFARDLLVGPYGVVSMAFSYAFALILPIVATFFLAFGLLEDSGYLPRLSVLLDRVFRLMGLNGARGPAHDSRARVRYHGHHDHADFGHEKRKDDRDPSAGPFGALFGPAGGDPGDGGRALAEGPGGVALCTRGDDPRHRMGGFPNTSRGALDFSHGDPADPSATLSEHLDENAGEVDVVFERGGASLRLRNPRALFLGPLGMAQGGGAGVLSHRSTMARASRPGHRGVSGGVSSSGLRGGGPLLASEGGALGFAAGDGEPGPYHAFHALRGPVAHDVQGAGMERGADHHGGGAGGGVGDFGGAEPGDSFFSVVGGWVE; this comes from the coding sequence GTGCCTGTGACTTCGTCGGTTTCCGTGGGCGCTCCGGCCAAAACCCGCACGCTCGTTCTCGTGGGGAACCCCAACGTGGGGAAGTCGGTGATTTTTGGGCGGTTGACGGGGCAGTACGCCACGGTGTCCAACTATCCGGGGACGACGGTGGAGGTCTCCTCGGGGTGGAGCTGGTTGGCGGGGGGGAAGTGGCGCGTGATCGACACGCCGGGGGTGAACTCGCTTTTGCCGTCCTCGGAGGACGAACGGGTGACGCGGGATTATTTACTGAAGGAACGGCCGGACGCGGTGTTGGCCGTTCTCGACTCAAAAAATCTGCGGCGCGGGTTGTTAACGACGTTGGAACTGGTGGACTACGGGATCCCCATGGTGGTGGCGTTGAATCTCGCCGATGAGGCGTTGGATCGCGGCATCGCGGTGGACGCCGCCGGCCTCAGCCGGCATTTGGGCGTTCCGGTGGTCCCGACCGTGGCCACCACGGGGGAAGGGATGGCCGAGTTAAAGCGCGCGGTGGAACGGGCCGCGAGGCCCATCCTTTCCACCAGGGATCCTTCGGAAATCGGGCGGGCCCTGGAAACCCTCGCTCCCCTTTTGGGGGAGGGAAATCCCGCGGCCCGCGCGGTCGGTTTGGCGCTCCTCTCGGGGGACGACACGGTTCTCACCTGGAGGCGGGAGGGGGGATCGTCCGAGGCGGCGCTCTTTCAAGCGGCGGAGCGGGAACGCGCTCGTTTTGCGCGGCCGCCCCGCCAAATCCTTTTTGATGGGCGGGAAGCCCGCGTGCGGGAGATCTGCGCGGAGGTGATGTCGATCCGGGGGCGGCTGGCGCCAAAAATATCCCAACGGCTCGGGCAATGGGCCCTTCGGCCCTGGCCGGGATTTTTGATCGCGGGCCTGGTCCTTTACGGGGTGTATGAATTTGTGGGCGTGTTCGGCGCGGGGATGGCGGTTAATTTTCTGGAAAAAACGGTGTTCGGCCAATGGATCACGCCGGGGGCGACCTGGCTGACGGAAAAAATCTTGCCCTGGCCCTTCGCCAGGGATCTTTTGGTGGGCCCCTACGGCGTGGTGAGCATGGCTTTCTCCTATGCCTTTGCGCTCATCCTTCCCATCGTGGCGACCTTTTTCCTGGCCTTCGGCCTCCTGGAGGATTCAGGCTACCTGCCTCGGCTTTCGGTGTTGTTGGACCGCGTGTTCCGCTTGATGGGTCTGAACGGGGCGCGCGGTCCTGCCCATGATTCTAGGGCTCGGGTGCGATACCATGGCCACCATGACCACGCGGATTTTGGACACGAAAAAAGAAAGGATGATCGTGACCCTTCTGCTGGCCCTTTCGGTGCCTTGTTCGGCCCAGCTGGCGGTGATCCTGGGGATGGCGGCCGGGCTCTCGCCGAAGGTCCTGGGGGTGTGGCTCTTTGTACTCGTGGGGACGACCCTCGCCACCGGATGGGCGGCTTCCCGAATACTTCCCGGGGCGCGCTCGACTTTTCTCATGGAGATCCCGCCGATCCGTCGGCCACTCTTTCGGAACATTTGGATGAAAATGCGGGTGAGGTTGACGTGGTATTTGAAAGAGGTGGTGCCTCTCTTCGTCTACGGAACCCTCGGGCTCTTTTTCTTGGACCGCTGGGGATGGCTCAAGGCGGCGGAGCGGGGGTTCTCTCCCATCGTTCAACAATGGCTCGGGCTTCCCGCCCAGGCCACCGAGGCGTTTCTGGTGGGGTTTCTTCGTCGGGATTACGGGGCGGCGGGCCTCTACTCGCTTCAGAAGGCGGGGCTCTTGGATTTGCGGCAGGTGACGGTGAGCCTGGTCCTTATCACGCTTTTCATGCCCTGCGTGGCCCAGTGGCTCATGATGTTCAAGGAGCGGGGATGGAAAGGGGCGCTGACCATCACGGTGGCGGTGCTGGCGGTGGCGTTGGGGATTTCGGGGGCGCTGAACCGGGTGATTCTTTTTTTTCCGTGGTTGGTGGGTGGGTAGAATAA
- the dauA gene encoding C4-dicarboxylic acid transporter DauA encodes MSRSVNPVEALFQQMRLRPFHALRERWKEGYGLRDFRADLLAGVTVGLVALPLSMALAVASGVAPQYGLYTAIVAGFVVPLFGGSRTQVTGPTAAFVVILAPIASRFGLPGLLIAGFMAGVLLVVMGVARMGRVIQFVPYPVTTGFTAGIALVIATLQMKDFFGLQPGPLPDHFLARVGALWSARATGSWPELAVGLFTLGLMVLWPKISRRVPALLASLVLVTVGVALAHHFWPTFQVATIQSRFPSATGGGVPSGPPPFQWPWRWTGPEGVPPTLNLGYIESLVPAAFAIALLGAIESLLSAVVADGMTRTRHDPDAELVALGQGNMLGALFGGIPATGAFARTAANIRAGARSPVAAMVHALFILLVVLFFGAVISQVPMAAMAALLLVVAYHMSEIHRVRQLIRLAPRSDILVLLVCFTLTVAFDMVIGVSVGIVLAALLFLRRMAGHTRGRVVVQGHAADGRTWPKDVFVYEINGPLFFGAVENAIGALRAIGQEARSVILLMEDVSHLDVTALVSLESALMDLLRSRRQVSLVGAGHQPLRLLRQAGLVGEGRPVHSCATVEEALAHFAERK; translated from the coding sequence ATGTCCCGTTCCGTCAATCCCGTCGAAGCGCTTTTTCAACAGATGCGTCTGCGTCCGTTCCATGCCCTCCGAGAGCGGTGGAAGGAAGGCTACGGTCTGCGTGATTTTCGGGCCGATCTTTTGGCCGGGGTGACGGTGGGCCTCGTGGCCTTGCCCCTTTCCATGGCGCTCGCGGTGGCGAGCGGCGTTGCTCCGCAATACGGGCTTTACACCGCCATCGTGGCGGGGTTCGTCGTCCCGCTTTTCGGCGGGTCCCGGACCCAGGTAACGGGGCCCACGGCCGCGTTCGTGGTGATCCTGGCGCCCATCGCGTCGCGGTTCGGATTGCCCGGTTTGTTGATCGCGGGGTTCATGGCCGGGGTTTTGTTGGTCGTGATGGGCGTGGCGCGCATGGGGCGGGTGATCCAGTTCGTGCCCTATCCGGTGACCACGGGGTTCACGGCGGGGATCGCCCTTGTCATCGCCACCTTGCAGATGAAGGACTTCTTTGGCCTTCAACCCGGCCCGCTTCCGGATCATTTCCTCGCCCGAGTGGGCGCCTTGTGGTCGGCTCGGGCGACCGGGTCTTGGCCGGAATTGGCCGTCGGTCTTTTCACTTTGGGCCTCATGGTTCTGTGGCCCAAAATCTCCCGCCGGGTTCCGGCCCTGCTGGCCTCCCTGGTCCTCGTCACCGTTGGAGTGGCCCTGGCGCATCATTTTTGGCCCACGTTCCAGGTGGCCACGATCCAATCCCGTTTTCCATCCGCCACGGGAGGCGGCGTTCCATCGGGGCCGCCGCCCTTCCAGTGGCCCTGGCGTTGGACGGGCCCCGAGGGAGTTCCTCCTACCTTGAACTTGGGTTATATTGAGTCCCTCGTTCCCGCCGCTTTCGCCATCGCCCTTTTGGGCGCCATTGAATCCCTGCTTTCCGCCGTGGTGGCCGACGGCATGACCCGCACCCGCCACGACCCCGACGCGGAGCTGGTGGCGCTGGGCCAAGGGAACATGCTGGGGGCCTTGTTTGGCGGCATCCCGGCCACCGGCGCTTTCGCTCGAACGGCCGCGAACATAAGGGCCGGCGCCCGCTCGCCCGTGGCGGCCATGGTTCATGCGCTTTTTATCCTGTTGGTCGTCTTGTTTTTCGGCGCGGTGATTTCCCAGGTTCCCATGGCGGCCATGGCGGCTCTTCTCTTGGTGGTCGCTTACCACATGTCGGAGATCCATCGGGTGCGCCAATTGATCCGGCTCGCTCCGCGGAGCGACATCTTGGTTCTTCTGGTCTGTTTCACCTTGACGGTGGCCTTCGATATGGTGATCGGGGTTTCGGTGGGGATCGTTTTGGCCGCATTGCTCTTCCTTCGCCGCATGGCCGGGCACACCCGCGGGCGGGTGGTGGTTCAAGGCCACGCGGCCGACGGGCGGACCTGGCCCAAAGACGTGTTCGTCTATGAAATCAACGGTCCCCTCTTTTTCGGAGCCGTGGAAAATGCGATCGGGGCGCTCCGCGCCATCGGGCAGGAGGCCCGTTCGGTGATCCTTTTAATGGAGGACGTCTCCCACCTGGACGTGACCGCGCTCGTATCGCTGGAGAGCGCGCTCATGGACCTCCTGCGTTCCCGCCGGCAGGTGTCCCTCGTGGGCGCGGGTCACCAACCGCTCCGGCTTCTTCGGCAGGCCGGTCTGGTGGGAGAGGGGCGGCCCGTTCACTCCTGCGCGACGGTGGAAGAGGCCTTGGCCCATTTTGCCGAAAGGAAATAA
- a CDS encoding 3'-5' exonuclease produces MPLAPLTRPIVFFDLETTGLLVELDRIIEIGLIKLFPDGRTERLVQRFNPSMRIPQESIAIHGITNDMLKDQPAFRDWAPRLFEIFEDADIGGFSLNRLDIPMLTKEFTQAGFAFSMDGRRIADASKIFREKEPRNLTAAYRFYCGKDLVGAHSAGADAEASYEVFLAQLDRYGDLPKEMNGIHRFCTAPGPSQVDLDGRLVWRDGEAYFNFGKHRFHKLAAVVQEDPDYIKWIVEKADFSPDFVEICRQSRRGIFPRQPPSALPKKP; encoded by the coding sequence ATGCCCCTCGCTCCCCTCACGCGCCCCATCGTTTTTTTTGACCTGGAGACCACCGGCCTTTTGGTGGAACTGGACCGGATCATCGAAATCGGTCTCATCAAGCTTTTTCCCGACGGGCGGACCGAGCGGCTCGTCCAACGGTTCAACCCCTCCATGCGCATTCCCCAGGAGTCCATCGCCATCCACGGAATCACCAACGACATGTTGAAGGACCAACCGGCCTTCCGCGATTGGGCGCCGCGGCTTTTTGAAATTTTCGAGGACGCGGACATCGGGGGCTTTTCTTTGAACCGATTGGACATCCCCATGCTCACGAAGGAGTTCACCCAAGCGGGTTTCGCGTTCTCCATGGACGGCCGCCGCATCGCCGACGCCAGCAAGATCTTTCGGGAAAAGGAACCCCGCAACCTCACCGCCGCCTACCGGTTTTACTGCGGCAAAGATCTGGTGGGCGCCCATTCGGCCGGAGCCGACGCCGAGGCCAGCTACGAAGTCTTTCTCGCCCAACTGGACCGCTACGGGGACCTCCCCAAAGAAATGAATGGGATCCATCGGTTTTGCACCGCCCCCGGGCCTTCCCAGGTGGACCTGGACGGGCGGTTGGTGTGGCGGGACGGCGAAGCCTATTTCAATTTCGGCAAACACCGTTTCCATAAATTGGCGGCCGTCGTCCAAGAGGATCCCGACTACATTAAATGGATCGTAGAGAAAGCCGATTTTTCACCCGACTTCGTTGAGATCTGTCGACAGTCCCGTCGGGGAATCTTTCCTCGCCAACCGCCGTCGGCCTTGCCGAAGAAGCCATGA
- a CDS encoding NAD(P)-dependent alcohol dehydrogenase has protein sequence MIPTVGYAAPAAGAPLAKFQFERRDPGDRDVRIDILFCGICHSDVHSSRGEWGEGHFPLVPGHEIVGRVERTGARATRFKPGDLVGVGCYVNSCRTCASCREGQEGYCEAGPLFTYNSQDKTGGFTQGGYSSTIVVDEDFVLRIPDGLSPERAAPLLCAGITTYSPLKRWKVGRGHRLGVVGLGGLGHMAVKFGSSFGAQVTVFSTSPGKETEARRLGARDFVLVKDAARMSALSKRFDFILDTVSAAHNMDGLLELLRRDGALILVGAPPDPIPVSAFSLILGRRSLAGSLIGGIPEIQEMLDACGKTGVQSDVEVIAPSQVNAAFDRVVRGDVRYRFVLDMKKI, from the coding sequence ATGATTCCCACCGTCGGATACGCGGCCCCGGCGGCCGGCGCGCCCCTGGCGAAGTTTCAATTCGAACGGCGGGACCCCGGGGACCGGGACGTTCGGATCGATATCCTCTTTTGCGGCATCTGCCACAGCGACGTCCATTCCTCCCGGGGCGAGTGGGGCGAGGGGCATTTCCCCCTGGTCCCCGGCCATGAAATCGTCGGGCGCGTGGAGCGAACGGGGGCCCGGGCCACGCGGTTTAAACCGGGGGACCTGGTGGGCGTCGGGTGTTATGTGAATTCCTGCCGGACCTGCGCCTCCTGCCGAGAGGGACAGGAAGGCTATTGCGAGGCCGGCCCCCTTTTCACCTACAATAGCCAAGACAAAACCGGTGGTTTTACCCAGGGGGGATATTCTTCCACGATCGTGGTGGACGAGGATTTTGTCCTGCGGATTCCAGACGGTCTTTCGCCGGAGAGGGCGGCGCCGCTCCTCTGCGCGGGCATCACCACCTACTCCCCTTTGAAACGCTGGAAGGTGGGGCGGGGGCACCGGCTGGGCGTGGTGGGCCTCGGCGGACTGGGGCACATGGCCGTTAAGTTCGGGTCGTCCTTCGGGGCCCAGGTGACCGTGTTCAGCACTTCTCCCGGCAAGGAAACCGAAGCCCGTCGGTTGGGCGCCCGGGATTTCGTGCTGGTCAAAGACGCGGCGCGGATGTCCGCTCTCTCGAAGCGGTTCGATTTTATCCTGGACACGGTGTCGGCGGCCCATAACATGGACGGACTATTGGAACTCCTTCGCCGCGATGGCGCCTTGATCCTGGTGGGCGCGCCGCCGGACCCGATCCCCGTGTCGGCCTTCTCTCTCATCCTCGGCCGGCGCAGTCTGGCCGGGTCCCTGATCGGGGGAATCCCGGAAATCCAGGAGATGTTGGACGCTTGCGGCAAAACCGGCGTTCAATCCGACGTGGAGGTCATCGCCCCGTCCCAGGTGAACGCCGCCTTCGATCGGGTCGTCCGGGGGGACGTCCGCTACCGGTTTGTTTTGGACATGAAAAAAATCTAA